From a region of the Desulfuromonas sp. KJ2020 genome:
- the rnhA gene encoding ribonuclease HI, whose protein sequence is MTASKKTVEIFSDGACSGNPGPGGWGTLLRYAGQEKELSGFDPQTTNNRMEMMAAIAGLEALKRPCQVHLTTDSQYLYKGMTEWIQGWIRKGWKNSKKEEVLNRDLWERLLAAVNGHQVTWAWVRGHAGHPENERCDELARTAIVEGLARRG, encoded by the coding sequence ATGACAGCATCCAAGAAAACTGTTGAGATCTTCAGCGACGGGGCCTGTTCCGGCAACCCCGGTCCCGGAGGTTGGGGCACCCTTCTGCGCTATGCCGGGCAGGAGAAGGAGCTGTCCGGCTTCGACCCGCAGACGACCAACAACCGCATGGAGATGATGGCCGCTATCGCCGGTCTTGAAGCGCTCAAACGCCCCTGCCAGGTTCACCTGACCACCGACTCCCAATACCTTTACAAAGGCATGACCGAGTGGATTCAGGGCTGGATTCGCAAAGGCTGGAAAAACTCCAAGAAAGAAGAGGTGCTTAACCGCGACCTCTGGGAGCGTCTGCTGGCTGCCGTGAACGGGCATCAGGTCACCTGGGCCTGGGTGCGCGGACACGCCGGTCACCCCGAAAATGAACGCTGCGACGAACTGGCCCGCACCGCCATTGTTGAAGGTCTTGCCCGCCGGGGTTAA